The following DNA comes from Betaproteobacteria bacterium.
CCGATCGTGCAGCCACACGATGGAACCGTCGTCGCGCACGACCCGATATTCGGCGTTGTAGCTGCCTTCGACGCCCGCCGCAAAAAAAGCCTGGCGCACGCGTTCTCGATCTTCCTCGAGCACGGCCGCGGTCCATTCGGAAAAATCCTCCAGCACGCGCGGCAGCGAACGCCCCCGTAGCTTGCCGGCCTGAGGCGTCGCGTAGACCAGACGCGGCACGCGCGGGTCGGCGATCCAGAGGCCGTCTTCGAGATGCTCGGCGAAGACCCGGAGTCGTTCGGCATCTTCCTGCAGGCGAGCCATCCGGCCCGCCTGTTCGCTGACATCCTCGGCGGAAATTGCGAGCGCCGTCACCGCGCCGGCGTCCGCGACGATGGGCTGACAGTCGACCCGCCAGATGCGCTCGGCGCCGCTGGCGCTGCGCACGCGGACGTTGGCGCTGCGCGTTGCACTGCGGATTCGCAACGTCTCGCGAGCGAGAGGCGTGATCGCGTCGCGCGCGCCCTGAACACTGCCCACGTCCCTTGCCATCTGCTGCCAGCGCTCGTTTTCCCGCAGGGTTTCGAGATCCACATCGAGCAGGCACAAGCCGCTAGCGGCGGCCTTGTACGCGGCTTCGAGCAGCACGGCGCCCTGCTGCAGCTCGCTCGCCCGCGCCTCGGCGCGCCGTGCGAGATCCGTCTCTTGTGCCCGCAGCGCCGTGGTCTCGGCCTGCGCCGCGGTCAAGCGCTCGTTCAGCGTGCGCGCCTGGGACTGGAGTCGCTTGCATTCTTCATCGCACCTTGCCAGCTGCGCGGCAAGGTCCGTTTCCCGGGCCGACGCCGACTGGGGTTCGGCGGCGGGCGGGCGGGGTTCGGCTGCGGCGTCGGGCGGGTGGTTCGACGCATGCAGCGCGGCTCGCAGCGATTCCGCCTCGGTGCGTGCAGCGCGCGCCGCTTCGGCTTCCGCGGTCACGTCGGTCGCGCGCGCAACCAGCAGCAGCGCGTCCCCCTCCAGCGGCCAGACTTCGAGCGGCTGGCACAACCACATGCGAGTCTCGCCGGAGCTGGTCCAAATGGTTCGGGTCTCGATTTCGCCGCCGTGCACCTTGGTGCGAAAAGCCTCCAGCGCCGCTTCCAGTTCCGCGTCGGGTGTGCGCAAGACCTTGGTGAACCAGCTCTTCACATCGGGGATGTCGATGCGCGTGTAACCCGTGATCCGGGTGAACGCTTCGCTCACCTCGAGGACGCGGGCATCGAGGTCGTAGGCGATCGCCGGCACGGTGCTGGCGCGCACCATCATGAGCGCCCCCTGCTGCCATGGCGGGGCGGGGCGGCCGTTGGGGTGATTACCGGCGAGGTGGTTACCGGCGGCCTGCAGGTTGTCCAGTTCCTGCGCCAGGCGGTCGCGCTCGAGCCGAATGAGGCCACCCTGCTTCGCCAGCCGGTAGGTGCTGCCGGCGAATCCGAGCGCGGTAAGCGCCGCAAGCAGCAGCGCGCTCGACAGCAGCGGACCGCCGTTGCCGCCGAAAGCACCGGGACCCGCGGCTGCCGCTCGCGGTTGCACTGATGGGCCCGTGTTCAGCGGCCGCTGCGGTGCCGTACCAGCCGGCTTCGGATCGCTGCGCGCACCGCGTTGCTCCTGGGCCGCCCAGATCTCGGCGGCCGTCGGCGGCGCAGGAAACCGGCCGTCCTTGTGCTCCTGAAGAAAGTTTTGCGCGGCCTGCTGCAGCATCTCCTGCTTGCTCGCTTCGTGCTGCACGTAGGCGTACCAGGCGATGCCAACAAGCAATACGAGTGCAATGGCGATGCTGAACAGGACGAAACCCTGGTTCCGTCGCATGGCGACTCTCCCGGTGCATGGAGGACATTCCATCACCGGCCCCGCCGCGGATCGGTGGCGTGCCGGTGAGTTCGTGGCCGGCCCGCCGCGGATTCGGTGGCTTGCCGGTGAGCGCATTTTGCGCGTTGCGAAGCAATCAGCCAATCCGAAAAGAATGCGGTCGTCGTGCGGCGGCGACGGTTACGCCCAGGTGACGGCGTAAGCTCAGGCGCAGTGGACGAGCACGCCTTTCCTGCGGAACTTGAAAAGTCCGGAATCGGAACTGTCAAAGCCGGCCATCCCGCGCGTAATATCGCCCTTCGACACGCCGTGCGTCGGGCTCGACATGACCAGTGCGACCGGATTGCCGGTGCCGCCGGCCGTGCTTCCCACCGCGTTGTTTCCCGCATTGGCGTTCGGATCGGTCTGGCGCAGCAACATCACCTGGCTCACGACGGCGTCGACCTGCGCATTCCAGGTCTGCCGATGCTGCCGAATGACGTCCTCCTGCAGGGCCTTACGCTTTGCGTCCGACTCGGCTTTCTGTTGCGCGACCTTGTTGCGACTGTCCTGCTCTTCCTTCCGCTTCCGGGCCACCTCTTCGGCTGCGTGCATCTTTTTTAGCGCGGCCGACTCGACTTTCCGGTCGGAGGCGTTTCGAATCACATGCGCCGAGCAGCGGACGTTTCCCTTCATGGCAAATTCGTCACAACCCGGATAGGAACAAATGGGCATGAGGCAGCCTCCCTGGGATGCACGCTGCGGCGCGGCGGATGCTTTATGCTAAGTCGCATCCCAAGGAGGGTCAATCGCGCGGACTTACTTCTTCGCGGCCAACGCGGCGTTGTTCTTGTCCAGACGCACATACGGTTTGCTCATGGTCAAACTCCTATCGATGGGCACGAGGCCCGGTTGAAGATACGGACTCGCCGCCAGGCGGCGAATCCGTTCGATGCTGCAATCACTCGGCGGTCGCGTGCTCGAACTTCCCGGCATTGAAGTCCGCGATCGCCTGCTGGATTTCGGCTTCCGTGTTCATCACGAACGGGCCGTATCCCACTACGGGCTCGCCGATGGGCTCCCCGCTCAGGATCAGCAGCGTGGCGTCGGTGTTCGCTTCGATCGTCACCTCTGCTCCGGATCGGTCGAGTACGACCATTTGCGCCTCGCGCGCGATCTCGCTTTCATTGACCTGCACGGTTCCGCGCAACACCACCAGCGCAAGCGTGCGCCCGTCCGCGAACCGCAGCTGTGCCGACTTTCCCGCGTTCAGACGCAAGTCCCACACGTCCATCGGGGTGAAGGTTCTCGCCGGTCCACGCTTGCCGCTGTATTCGCCCGCGATCACGCGTATGGATCCAGCATCGCCAGGCAGCGCCAGCGTCGGGATGGCAGCGCTCGCAATCGACTGGTACCCCGGCGCAGACTTCTTTACCTTCGCGGGCAGGTTCACCCACAGCTGCACCATCTCCAGCGTTCCGCCGTCGCGGGTGAATTCGGCCGAATGGAATTCGTCGTGCAGGATGCCCGATCCGGCGGTCATCCATTGCACGTCGCCCGGTCCGATCTTGCCGCCGCCGCCGGAGGAGTCGCGATGCGCCACCTCGCCTTGATACACGATGGTGACCGTTTCGAATCCCCGGTGCGGGTGTTCGCCCACGCCCCGCGGGCTCTTTGCCGGAGCAAACTGTGTCGGGCCCGCATAGTCGAGCATGAGGAACGGGCTCACATGCTCGCCGTGGCTTGCATACGAGAACAGCGTCCGAACCGGGAATCCATTGCCCACCCAATGCTGGCGCGGAGCGCTGTACAGACCCAGGACCTTCTTCATCGCAACCTCCTGCTGAAATGCACGTTTGTGCCTGGATCACAAGATAGGGCCACATGTGCCGGTGCACTAGTCGGTAAGATTCGTCCTCAGCGTTCTATCTGGAGAACGATGGCCGCAGGCATGGAGAATCTCGACGATTTCTATTACTTCGCCCAGGTCGTCGACCACAGCGGCTTCGCGCCCGCCAGTCGCGCCCTCGGCAAGCCGAAATCCATGCTCAGCCGGCGCATCGCGTCGCTCGAGCGGCGCCTGGGCGTTCGGCTGATCCAGCGCTCGAGGCGTCGTTTTTCCGTGACCGACGTCGGGCAGGAAGTCTATGCGCATTGCAAGGCGATGCTGGCCGAAGCCGAGGCCGCAACCGAAGCCGTCGAGCTCTCGCGCTCCGAGCCGCGCGGCATCGTGCGCATGAGTTGTCCAGTCGCCTTGCTGCACGCGCGCGTCGGAGCCATGGTGGCGGAGTTCCTGGCGCAGTGTCCGCACATGACGATCCACTTGCGCGAGCTCAATCGGCCCGTGGACGTGATCGCCGAGGGTTACGACTTCGCGATTCGAGTACGCCCCTTGCCTTTGCAGGACAGCGACCTCGTGCTCAAGACGCTCGGCACGCGCACGCAATGTCTGGTGGCGAGCCCTGCGCTGCTCGAGCGCATCGGCACGCCCTCCGTACCGGCCGATCTGGTCAACTTCCCGAGCCTCGACCTGGATCGTGCTGAGCATGTCTGGCAGCTCGAAGGGCCCGACGGGGCACAGGCATCGATCCGGCATGCACCTCGCCTGGTCACCGACGACATGATCGCGCTACGTCGCGCCGCCATCGCCGGCGTCGGCGTGGTGCACCTGCCGACGATGCTCGTGAGCGATGAGCTGCGCCAGGGTATGCTCGCAAAGTTCCTGCCGCACTGGGCTCCGCGGCCGGAGCTCATTCATGCGGTGCTTCCCTCGAAGCGCTTCCTGCGTCCTTCCGTGCGCGCGCTTCTCGACTTCCTCGCGGATCGCTTTCAGCGCTTGGACGAGGAGTAGGGGCCGCACGGCGGCGGGAATCGTAATCTGGCCCTTGCTGGTCAGGGTGGCGGTCGTCATGCGAAGCCCTCCGCGTGTCTTACATTAGAGTAAGGTGCCGGGATCATACAAGTGCTCATAGTCGGCGCGCTGATCTCGGGCTGCAGTCGCTGGCTGAGCGGTCATACCGTTGACTTGCCCGATATAGCCGGCAATGATCGATGGCGAACGGCAAGGGTGTGCACCTCGAAGCGCGGATGAATGCGCTGTCGTACTGCACGCGGCCAAAGGTCCTTATCAGGGGCGTGCGGGGAAGCAGCGTCGGCCACCGTCCATAGGCGTCAACGATCACACGAAGGAGCGGATTCTTGATCTGCGAGAGAAGCAAGCCAGATGAACGACTTGCCGTGTAGCTGGCGGAGAGGGTGGGATTCGAACCCACGTGCCAGGTTTCCCTGACCATCCGATTTCGAGTGCGTCCCCGATTTGAGTGTTTTGCGCAGTTCCGACTGAATCATCAACCAGATAGCGGCGCGGGCCCACTTCGCCGCAGTTCACTTTCACGCATTTTCGCACTAAGAGTTACGGGCACGCGCGGCACAATCCTGGCACAGTATCGATCCACGCTGCATCCCACTTTGGAGAACGCTCGCCCGCAATGCCCGTCATCAGCAGAACGCCAACCAGCGGGCGGCACGGGACCCATGCCAGGAGTCTACTGCACACTTTGTCCGAGGTTCTGGACAGCACGGGAGTCAAACCTGCAATCCCGTGACCGCTGCGTCGGGGTTGGCGTCCCCACGGCGAGCAGAGCGAATCCCCGCTATTCAGCTCGCTAGACCATTGAAGTTTTGTAACTCCAAGACCGTCCTTGATCGCAGGACCGA
Coding sequences within:
- a CDS encoding pirin family protein, which translates into the protein MKKVLGLYSAPRQHWVGNGFPVRTLFSYASHGEHVSPFLMLDYAGPTQFAPAKSPRGVGEHPHRGFETVTIVYQGEVAHRDSSGGGGKIGPGDVQWMTAGSGILHDEFHSAEFTRDGGTLEMVQLWVNLPAKVKKSAPGYQSIASAAIPTLALPGDAGSIRVIAGEYSGKRGPARTFTPMDVWDLRLNAGKSAQLRFADGRTLALVVLRGTVQVNESEIAREAQMVVLDRSGAEVTIEANTDATLLILSGEPIGEPVVGYGPFVMNTEAEIQQAIADFNAGKFEHATAE
- a CDS encoding PAS domain S-box protein, giving the protein MRSPASHRIRGGPATNSPARHRSAAGPVMECPPCTGRVAMRRNQGFVLFSIAIALVLLVGIAWYAYVQHEASKQEMLQQAAQNFLQEHKDGRFPAPPTAAEIWAAQEQRGARSDPKPAGTAPQRPLNTGPSVQPRAAAAGPGAFGGNGGPLLSSALLLAALTALGFAGSTYRLAKQGGLIRLERDRLAQELDNLQAAGNHLAGNHPNGRPAPPWQQGALMMVRASTVPAIAYDLDARVLEVSEAFTRITGYTRIDIPDVKSWFTKVLRTPDAELEAALEAFRTKVHGGEIETRTIWTSSGETRMWLCQPLEVWPLEGDALLLVARATDVTAEAEAARAARTEAESLRAALHASNHPPDAAAEPRPPAAEPQSASARETDLAAQLARCDEECKRLQSQARTLNERLTAAQAETTALRAQETDLARRAEARASELQQGAVLLEAAYKAAASGLCLLDVDLETLRENERWQQMARDVGSVQGARDAITPLARETLRIRSATRSANVRVRSASGAERIWRVDCQPIVADAGAVTALAISAEDVSEQAGRMARLQEDAERLRVFAEHLEDGLWIADPRVPRLVYATPQAGKLRGRSLPRVLEDFSEWTAAVLEEDRERVRQAFFAAGVEGSYNAEYRVVRDDGSIVWLHDRAVAVHDAQNRLRYLVGVTSDVTVRRNAEDTMRSAAAILRTLVEHAPAMIWLKDAQGRYLYANREYAKVTGFAGEQLHGKTDFQVFPRAAAERMHENDARALAASSVQQFEETLQLGDGLHHFLALKFPARDSEAPAGALCGIALEISARRRSEDALRAEESRYRAIVASLPQALLIARENKIVYANAAAAELLGAAEASALVGTPLQQLAAGSGPALAQTAKILTAEEAGRRRFATRLKAGGERELEVDVSAAAYETATERAVQFVVQDIGERNAQIRSLQEAEAFFHGLCDAIPAALRLLDVGGRCNFASRGWEALGGSIADGDWLQRVNPDDRAGVRSAYAAPSRRDEPVYLEYRLGDGSGERWILDIVLPRFDAQGQWKGYLSTAVDISPRKRTEAALRAHADDLAALLDRCPAPIWVADSSGSRGYANQACLAWLGAKSEGIRGPDLGEHVHPEDRDEWLHTRQRHTNEGTRFDGIFRLRRFDDDYRHVHVTALPVAANGGDDTRFVGFLDDVTEFRRTAQALAVEEQRRSQIIALLSATHNDELGQVRHTAELVRVMFPEEPKLQQVSATVLEEAQRLEKLVEEMLVPLRAQGAAGAG
- a CDS encoding LysR family transcriptional regulator, whose product is MENLDDFYYFAQVVDHSGFAPASRALGKPKSMLSRRIASLERRLGVRLIQRSRRRFSVTDVGQEVYAHCKAMLAEAEAATEAVELSRSEPRGIVRMSCPVALLHARVGAMVAEFLAQCPHMTIHLRELNRPVDVIAEGYDFAIRVRPLPLQDSDLVLKTLGTRTQCLVASPALLERIGTPSVPADLVNFPSLDLDRAEHVWQLEGPDGAQASIRHAPRLVTDDMIALRRAAIAGVGVVHLPTMLVSDELRQGMLAKFLPHWAPRPELIHAVLPSKRFLRPSVRALLDFLADRFQRLDEE